A genomic window from Dechloromonas sp. A34 includes:
- a CDS encoding NAD(P)/FAD-dependent oxidoreductase, with the protein MLRLTEVKLPLDHAPGAILSAICQRLGLVEGEVLEHSIYRRSFDARKKSAITLIYSLDVDVRDEAAVLERCKGDPHVKPTPDTTYKFVAQAPADLKSRPIVIGTGPCGLFAGLVLAQMGFRPIILERGKAVRERTKDTWGLWRQGKLNPDSNVQFGEGGAGTFSDGKLYSQIKDPQHHGRKVLEEFVKAGAPEEILFINKPHIGTFRLVSMVEKMRANIFELGGEVRFGAKVEEIEIERDAAGNGQVRGVVLAGGERIAAEHVVLAVGHSARDTFQMLFDHGVYIEAKPFSIGVRIEHPQSLIDRARFGPSAGHPLLGAADYKLVHHCANGRTAYSFCMCPGGTVVAATSEPGRVVTNGMSQYSRAERNANSGIVVDISPEVDYPGHPLAGIEFQRQWESAAFVAGGGTYAAPTQRVGDFLAGRPSVAPGGVDPSYTPGVHWTDLALCLPPFVIAALREALPAFDKQIRGFAMDDAVMTGVETRTSSPIRIKRGDDLQSINTRGLYPAGEGAGYAGGILSAGVDGIKIAEAVARGMLKPL; encoded by the coding sequence ATGTTGAGACTGACTGAAGTAAAGCTCCCGCTCGATCACGCCCCCGGCGCGATCCTTTCCGCCATCTGCCAGCGCCTTGGCCTGGTCGAGGGCGAGGTGCTCGAGCATTCAATTTATCGCCGCAGCTTCGATGCGCGGAAAAAATCGGCGATCACGCTGATCTACTCGCTCGATGTCGACGTTCGCGACGAGGCCGCCGTGCTCGAACGCTGCAAGGGCGATCCCCACGTCAAGCCGACGCCGGATACCACCTACAAGTTCGTCGCCCAGGCCCCGGCCGACCTCAAGTCGCGGCCGATCGTCATCGGCACCGGCCCCTGCGGCCTGTTCGCCGGGCTGGTGCTGGCCCAGATGGGTTTCCGGCCGATCATTCTCGAACGCGGCAAGGCCGTGCGCGAGCGGACTAAGGACACCTGGGGCCTGTGGCGCCAGGGCAAGCTCAATCCGGATTCCAACGTCCAGTTCGGCGAGGGTGGCGCCGGCACCTTCTCCGACGGCAAGCTCTACAGCCAGATCAAGGACCCGCAGCACCACGGCCGCAAGGTGCTCGAGGAATTCGTCAAGGCTGGCGCGCCGGAGGAAATCCTCTTCATCAACAAGCCGCACATCGGCACTTTCCGGCTGGTCAGCATGGTCGAGAAGATGCGCGCCAACATTTTCGAACTCGGCGGCGAAGTGCGCTTCGGGGCCAAGGTCGAGGAAATCGAGATCGAGCGCGATGCCGCCGGCAACGGCCAGGTGCGCGGCGTGGTGCTGGCCGGTGGCGAACGCATCGCCGCCGAGCATGTCGTGCTCGCCGTCGGCCACAGCGCCCGCGATACCTTCCAGATGCTCTTCGACCACGGCGTCTATATCGAAGCCAAGCCCTTCTCGATCGGCGTCCGCATCGAGCACCCGCAGTCGCTGATCGACCGCGCCCGCTTCGGCCCTTCGGCCGGCCATCCGCTGCTCGGCGCCGCCGACTACAAGCTCGTGCACCACTGCGCCAACGGCCGCACCGCCTACAGCTTCTGCATGTGCCCGGGCGGCACCGTGGTCGCCGCCACCTCGGAGCCGGGCCGCGTCGTGACCAACGGCATGAGCCAGTATTCGCGCGCCGAGCGCAACGCCAACAGCGGCATCGTCGTCGACATCTCGCCCGAGGTCGATTACCCGGGCCACCCGCTGGCCGGCATCGAATTCCAGCGGCAATGGGAGTCGGCGGCCTTCGTGGCCGGCGGCGGCACCTACGCGGCGCCGACCCAGCGCGTCGGCGACTTCCTCGCCGGCCGCCCGTCGGTGGCGCCGGGCGGAGTCGATCCGTCCTACACGCCGGGCGTGCACTGGACCGATCTCGCGCTTTGCCTGCCGCCCTTCGTCATCGCCGCTCTGCGCGAAGCGCTGCCCGCCTTCGACAAGCAGATCCGCGGTTTCGCGATGGACGATGCCGTGATGACCGGCGTCGAGACCCGCACCTCGTCGCCGATCCGCATCAAGCGCGGTGACGACCTGCAGAGCATCAATACCCGCGGCCTCTACCCGGCCGGCGAAGGCGCCGGCTACGCCGGCGGCATCCTCTCGGCCGGGGTCGATGGCATCAAGATCGCGGAGGCGGTGGCCAGAGGCATGCTGAAGCCCCTCTGA
- a CDS encoding M48 family metallopeptidase — translation MRPRPPPNYLAGYPPDLVAPVLRLIDQDQLGAVLLKKYPLAHEVRTDKALYDYVQGLKGEFMRNVGQVSKVAFDSKLRVIRQALGTHTSISRVQGTKLKSKREIHVATVFKEMPPEFLRMIVVHELAHLKEGAHDKAFYQLCCHMEPDYHQLEFELRVYLSHLAAGGQVLWSATPGAGAFFDEVE, via the coding sequence ATGCGTCCGCGACCGCCGCCCAATTACCTCGCCGGCTACCCGCCGGACCTAGTCGCGCCCGTGCTGCGCCTGATCGATCAGGATCAGCTGGGCGCCGTGCTGCTCAAGAAGTACCCGCTGGCCCACGAGGTGCGCACCGACAAGGCGCTCTACGACTACGTGCAGGGGCTCAAGGGCGAGTTCATGCGCAACGTCGGGCAAGTCAGTAAGGTGGCTTTCGACAGCAAGCTGCGGGTTATCCGCCAGGCGCTCGGCACCCACACCAGCATTTCGCGGGTGCAGGGCACCAAGCTCAAGTCGAAGCGCGAGATCCATGTCGCGACCGTGTTCAAGGAGATGCCGCCGGAGTTCCTGCGCATGATCGTCGTCCACGAGCTGGCCCATCTCAAGGAAGGCGCTCACGACAAGGCCTTCTACCAGCTGTGCTGCCACATGGAGCCGGACTATCACCAGCTTGAGTTCGAGCTGCGCGTCTATCTCAGCCATCTGGCCGCCGGTGGCCAGGTGTTGTGGTCGGCGACGCCGGGCGCCGGGGCGTTTTTCGACGAGGTAGAATAG
- the arfB gene encoding alternative ribosome rescue aminoacyl-tRNA hydrolase ArfB: protein MRPTISIPPDEIEFTAIRAQGAGGQNVNKVSNAVHLRFDVAASSLPEEIRQRLLRLGDQRISKEGVVVIKAQEFRSLEKNRGEALRRLEQLVNSVAVLPKARRPTKPTHGSVKRRLESKGRRAAIKAGRRTTGE, encoded by the coding sequence ATGCGCCCGACCATCAGCATTCCTCCCGACGAAATCGAATTCACCGCCATCCGCGCCCAGGGCGCCGGCGGGCAGAACGTCAACAAGGTATCGAACGCCGTGCATCTGCGCTTCGACGTCGCCGCTTCCTCGCTGCCGGAGGAAATCCGCCAGCGCCTGCTGCGGCTGGGCGACCAGCGGATCAGCAAGGAGGGGGTGGTGGTGATCAAGGCCCAGGAATTCCGCAGCCTGGAGAAGAATCGCGGCGAAGCCCTGCGCCGGCTGGAGCAGCTGGTGAATAGCGTCGCCGTCCTGCCCAAGGCCCGGCGGCCGACCAAGCCGACCCACGGCTCGGTCAAACGCCGCCTGGAAAGCAAGGGGCGACGGGCGGCGATCAAGGCCGGGCGGCGGACGACGGGCGAGTAG
- a CDS encoding ABC-F family ATP-binding cassette domain-containing protein, with protein sequence MFDLPESLLMIILKNVTLRRSSKVLLDKTSVTINPGEKVGLVGRNGAGKSTLFALLNGTLHEDGGDYSIPKQWQMGQVAQDMPETEQSATDFVIDGDTKLLAARNEVHDAEASDDGMRMAEAYMALNDAGEHDAEARAQSLILGLGFKVSELHNPVNSFSGGWRMRLQLARALMCPSDILLLDEPTNHLDLDALVWLEAWLKRYPGTLVMISHDREFLDAITGVTLHIDNAKLVRYGGNYSKFEDMRAEQMLLQQATMAKQAEKIAHLQSFINRFKAKASKAKQAQSRVKALDRMEKIAPVLADAEFTFEFQEPQNLPNPMLSMMDVTIGYPPPEEAPAGTPPTVIVRGINRSVMAGQRIGILGANGQGKSTLVKTIARTLQAIDGDVTEGKGLNIGYFAQQELDVLRPQDTPLEHMVRLAKEAIAAGRSNVPGREQELRNFLGTFNFGGEMVKQAVGTMSGGEKARLVLCMLVWQRPNLLLLDEPTNHLDLSTREALAVALNEFEGTVMLVSHDRALLRSVCDEFWLVSKGGVAPFDGDLEDYQRYLLDEAKRAREEAAVQQKRAA encoded by the coding sequence ATGTTCGACCTCCCCGAAAGCCTGCTCATGATTATCCTCAAGAACGTCACCCTGCGCCGCAGCTCGAAAGTGCTGCTCGACAAGACCTCGGTCACCATCAATCCCGGTGAAAAGGTTGGCCTGGTCGGCCGCAACGGTGCCGGCAAGTCCACCTTGTTCGCACTGCTCAACGGCACGTTGCATGAGGATGGCGGCGATTATTCGATACCCAAGCAATGGCAGATGGGCCAGGTGGCGCAGGACATGCCGGAAACCGAGCAAAGCGCGACCGATTTCGTCATCGACGGCGACACCAAACTGCTCGCTGCCCGCAACGAGGTGCATGACGCCGAAGCCAGCGACGACGGCATGCGCATGGCCGAAGCCTACATGGCGCTCAACGATGCCGGCGAGCACGATGCCGAAGCGCGCGCCCAGTCGCTGATCCTTGGCCTCGGCTTCAAGGTGTCCGAGCTGCACAACCCGGTCAACAGCTTCTCCGGCGGCTGGCGCATGCGCCTGCAACTGGCGCGCGCCCTGATGTGCCCGTCCGACATCCTGCTCCTCGACGAGCCGACCAACCACCTCGACTTGGACGCCCTGGTCTGGCTCGAAGCCTGGCTCAAACGCTACCCGGGCACCCTGGTCATGATCAGCCACGACCGCGAATTTCTCGACGCCATCACCGGTGTCACGCTGCACATCGACAACGCCAAGCTGGTCCGTTACGGCGGCAATTACAGCAAGTTCGAAGATATGCGCGCCGAGCAGATGCTGCTCCAGCAGGCGACGATGGCCAAGCAGGCCGAGAAGATCGCCCACCTGCAATCCTTCATCAACCGCTTCAAGGCCAAGGCCAGCAAGGCCAAGCAGGCGCAGAGCCGGGTCAAGGCGCTGGACCGCATGGAAAAGATCGCGCCGGTGCTGGCCGATGCCGAATTCACTTTCGAATTCCAGGAACCGCAGAACCTGCCCAACCCGATGTTGTCGATGATGGACGTCACCATCGGCTACCCGCCGCCCGAAGAAGCGCCGGCTGGTACGCCGCCGACGGTCATCGTCCGCGGCATCAACCGCTCGGTGATGGCCGGCCAGCGCATCGGTATCCTCGGCGCCAACGGCCAGGGCAAATCGACGCTGGTCAAGACCATCGCCCGCACCCTGCAGGCGATCGATGGCGACGTCACCGAAGGCAAGGGCCTGAACATCGGCTATTTCGCGCAGCAGGAACTCGACGTGCTGCGCCCGCAGGATACCCCGCTCGAACACATGGTCCGGCTGGCCAAGGAAGCCATCGCCGCCGGGCGCAGTAACGTGCCGGGGCGCGAGCAGGAACTGCGCAATTTTCTCGGCACCTTCAATTTCGGTGGCGAGATGGTCAAGCAGGCGGTTGGAACCATGAGCGGCGGCGAGAAGGCCCGCCTGGTGCTGTGCATGCTGGTCTGGCAGCGGCCCAACCTCTTGCTGCTCGACGAGCCGACCAACCACCTTGACCTCAGCACCCGCGAGGCACTGGCCGTCGCCCTCAACGAGTTCGAAGGCACCGTCATGCTGGTCAGCCATGACCGCGCGCTACTGCGCTCGGTCTGCGACGAATTCTGGCTGGTCTCCAAGGGCGGCGTTGCGCCGTTCGACGGCGATCTCGAAGACTACCAGCGCTACCTGCTCGACGAGGCCAAGCGTGCCCGCGAAGAGGCTGCCGTACAGCAGAAACGGGCGGCATAA
- a CDS encoding RNase H family protein: MPRRRKKKPVRIIHQSVGPLPLRLAARFVDQLLVFSDASQKRHGGLAAVLFADPDAVPLIATRTMAPIGSNELELEAALFGLEQARDHFPGQALTLFSDNLDTVTRLSLSRSRSLGLGLGQDPELAAMLAARDVTAMLERSTFCWVPGHASCRGNTLADQHAAAAAA; the protein is encoded by the coding sequence ATGCCGAGAAGACGCAAAAAGAAACCGGTCCGCATCATCCATCAGTCGGTAGGCCCCTTGCCCTTGCGCCTGGCCGCCCGTTTCGTCGACCAGTTGCTGGTCTTCAGCGATGCCAGCCAGAAACGCCATGGCGGACTGGCCGCCGTGCTGTTCGCCGACCCCGACGCCGTGCCGCTGATCGCGACGCGAACGATGGCGCCGATCGGCAGCAACGAGCTGGAGCTGGAGGCAGCCCTGTTCGGGCTGGAACAAGCGCGAGACCATTTTCCCGGCCAGGCGCTGACCCTGTTTTCGGACAATCTGGATACTGTCACCCGCCTGAGCCTGAGCCGGAGCCGCAGCCTGGGCCTCGGCCTCGGCCAGGATCCCGAACTGGCCGCGATGCTGGCGGCGCGCGACGTTACCGCGATGCTGGAACGATCAACCTTCTGCTGGGTGCCAGGCCACGCCAGCTGTCGTGGCAATACCCTGGCCGATCAGCACGCGGCCGCAGCCGCCGCTTGA
- a CDS encoding VF530 family protein, with protein sequence MTTEQPKNPLHGITLEQILNELVAHYGWEELGREIEIRCFTHDPSVASSLKFLRRTPWARERVESLYVYMLRRKAKPAG encoded by the coding sequence ATGACTACCGAGCAACCGAAAAATCCTCTGCACGGCATCACGCTGGAGCAAATCCTCAACGAACTGGTCGCCCACTACGGCTGGGAAGAACTGGGCCGGGAGATCGAGATCCGCTGCTTCACGCACGACCCGAGCGTCGCCTCGAGCCTGAAATTCCTGCGCCGCACGCCGTGGGCGCGGGAGCGGGTGGAATCGTTGTACGTCTACATGCTGCGCCGGAAAGCCAAGCCGGCCGGCTGA
- a CDS encoding YkgJ family cysteine cluster protein — translation MGDDEPPRQMTLRDRWGGWVMRRLDDGWCVALDRQTMLCTIYEQRPFICREYQAGDYDCLEQRQQLIVPNPETP, via the coding sequence ATGGGCGACGACGAACCGCCGCGCCAGATGACCCTGCGCGACCGCTGGGGCGGCTGGGTCATGCGCCGCCTGGACGATGGCTGGTGCGTGGCGCTCGACCGGCAGACCATGCTGTGCACCATCTACGAACAGCGTCCTTTCATCTGCCGCGAGTATCAGGCCGGCGACTACGACTGCCTCGAACAGCGCCAACAACTGATCGTGCCGAACCCGGAAACGCCATGA
- the glp gene encoding gephyrin-like molybdotransferase Glp: MTDHANPSLSAAEACARLLAAVAPIAGHEFLPVRSALGRVLAADIIAPHDVPAHDNSAMDGYAVRFDSLAEAAETRLTVVGTAFAGNAFSGLVGKGQAVRIMTGAVLPAGADTVVVQEVTRLEDGVVIVPPGQRSGQNTRRAGEDLARGAVALSAGKRIGPAELGLIASLGVVEVDVKRRLRVAFFSTGDELASLGKPLAPGEIYDSNRYTLHGLLALLGADVIDMGVVPDRPEALEATLLEAAQVADAIITTGGVSVGEADFVREVLARVGEVKFWKLNIKPGRPMAFGKIGNAWLFGLPGNPVAVMVSYTQFALDALLRLSGLDPVPARPLLSVASANAIKKQPGRREYLRGTVAAVDGRWQVTTTGNQGSGVLRSMSEANCFVVLPEDCAGVQVGDSVEVQLFEGLI, from the coding sequence ATGACCGATCACGCCAACCCTTCCCTCTCCGCCGCCGAAGCCTGCGCGCGCCTGCTGGCCGCCGTGGCGCCGATTGCCGGCCACGAATTCCTGCCGGTGCGCAGCGCCCTTGGTCGCGTCCTGGCCGCCGACATCATCGCGCCGCACGATGTGCCGGCCCACGACAACTCGGCGATGGATGGCTACGCCGTGCGCTTCGACAGCCTGGCCGAGGCCGCTGAAACGCGGCTGACGGTGGTCGGCACCGCTTTCGCCGGCAATGCCTTCTCCGGCCTGGTCGGCAAGGGCCAGGCGGTGCGCATCATGACCGGCGCCGTCCTGCCGGCCGGGGCCGACACCGTGGTTGTCCAGGAGGTGACGCGGCTTGAGGATGGCGTGGTGATCGTCCCGCCCGGCCAGCGTTCGGGGCAGAACACCCGGCGCGCCGGCGAGGATCTGGCGCGCGGCGCCGTCGCCTTGAGCGCCGGCAAGCGCATTGGCCCGGCCGAACTGGGCCTGATCGCCTCGCTCGGCGTCGTCGAGGTCGACGTCAAGCGCCGCCTGCGCGTCGCCTTCTTCTCGACCGGCGACGAACTGGCTTCGCTCGGCAAGCCGCTGGCCCCGGGCGAAATCTACGACAGCAACCGCTATACGCTGCACGGCCTGCTCGCCCTTTTGGGGGCGGATGTCATCGACATGGGCGTCGTCCCCGACCGTCCGGAAGCCCTCGAGGCCACCCTGCTCGAAGCCGCCCAGGTCGCCGACGCGATCATCACCACCGGCGGCGTCTCGGTCGGCGAGGCCGATTTCGTCCGCGAAGTCCTCGCCCGGGTCGGCGAGGTCAAGTTCTGGAAGCTCAACATCAAGCCCGGCCGCCCGATGGCCTTCGGCAAGATAGGCAATGCCTGGCTGTTCGGCCTGCCCGGCAACCCGGTGGCGGTGATGGTCAGCTACACGCAGTTCGCGCTCGACGCCCTGCTCCGCCTGTCCGGCCTCGATCCCGTGCCGGCGCGCCCGTTGCTCAGCGTGGCCAGCGCCAACGCCATCAAGAAACAGCCCGGCCGCCGCGAATACCTGCGCGGCACGGTGGCCGCCGTCGACGGCCGCTGGCAGGTCACAACCACCGGCAACCAGGGCTCGGGCGTGCTGCGTTCGATGTCGGAAGCCAACTGTTTTGTCGTGCTGCCTGAGGACTGTGCCGGCGTGCAGGTCGGCGACAGCGTCGAGGTCCAGCTTTTCGAAGGCCTGATCTGA
- a CDS encoding ATP-binding cassette domain-containing protein: protein MFPLRISGLRFQPNGRAILDGVDLDLSGEGISVILGPNGAGKTLLLRLLAGLLPAQGGSISWAGAAQPDGRLAMVFQQPMLLRMSVFTNVEFALRPQALSAAERRARSAEVLERVGLAHRARDCARLLSGGERQRLALARAWAMRPRLLLLDEPTASLDPSATEAVERIIREIRTEGAKVLMTTHNLGQATRLADDIIFLADGHIQEHVAAQRFFAHPQSPAARAFMQGELPWRIAFEP, encoded by the coding sequence ATGTTTCCGCTGCGTATTTCGGGCCTGCGTTTCCAGCCGAACGGCCGGGCCATTCTCGATGGCGTCGATCTCGATCTGTCCGGCGAGGGGATCAGCGTCATCCTCGGTCCGAACGGCGCCGGCAAGACCCTGCTCCTGCGTCTGCTGGCCGGCCTGCTGCCGGCCCAGGGCGGTTCCATTTCATGGGCCGGCGCCGCCCAGCCCGACGGCAGGCTGGCCATGGTTTTCCAGCAGCCCATGCTGCTCCGCATGTCGGTGTTCACCAATGTCGAATTCGCCTTGCGGCCGCAGGCGCTGAGCGCCGCCGAACGTCGGGCGCGCAGCGCCGAGGTTCTCGAACGCGTCGGCCTGGCGCATCGGGCTCGGGATTGCGCCCGTCTGCTCTCCGGCGGCGAGCGCCAGCGTCTGGCCCTGGCCCGCGCCTGGGCGATGCGCCCGCGCCTGCTGCTGCTCGACGAGCCGACGGCCAGTCTCGATCCGTCGGCGACCGAGGCGGTCGAGCGCATCATCCGCGAAATCCGCACCGAGGGCGCCAAAGTGCTGATGACGACGCATAATCTCGGGCAGGCGACGCGCCTGGCCGACGACATCATTTTTCTCGCCGATGGCCACATCCAGGAACATGTCGCCGCCCAGCGCTTTTTCGCCCACCCGCAATCGCCCGCCGCCCGTGCCTTCATGCAGGGGGAACTGCCGTGGCGAATCGCCTTCGAACCCTGA
- a CDS encoding ABC transporter permease, whose protein sequence is MLGTLSDALVLLGNFDHRLLEIVGLSLRVSLTALAIGALVGLPLGAWLAVASFPGRGALIVALNALMGLPSVVVGVLVYLALSRSGPFGSYGLLFSPAAMIVAQSMLVVPLIAAVSRQIVEDAWKEYAPEFSVIGIGRPQAVALLLADCRFSLSVATLAGLGRAMSEVGAVMIVGGNIDGYTRVMTTAIALETAKGDLALSIALGIVLMTVILGLNVAAYHLRCWATRRYG, encoded by the coding sequence ATGCTAGGCACCCTTTCCGACGCCCTCGTTCTGCTCGGCAATTTCGACCACCGCTTGCTCGAAATCGTCGGCCTGTCGCTGCGCGTCAGCCTGACGGCGCTCGCCATCGGGGCGCTGGTCGGCCTGCCGCTGGGGGCCTGGCTGGCGGTGGCCAGCTTTCCCGGACGCGGTGCCCTGATTGTCGCCCTCAACGCGCTGATGGGCCTGCCTTCGGTGGTGGTCGGCGTATTGGTCTATCTCGCGCTGTCGCGCAGCGGCCCGTTCGGCAGCTACGGCCTGCTCTTTTCGCCGGCGGCGATGATCGTCGCCCAGAGCATGCTGGTCGTGCCGCTGATCGCCGCGGTCAGCCGGCAGATCGTCGAGGATGCCTGGAAGGAATACGCCCCCGAATTTTCGGTGATCGGCATCGGCCGCCCGCAGGCCGTGGCGCTGTTGCTCGCCGACTGCCGTTTCTCGCTTTCCGTGGCGACCCTGGCCGGCCTCGGCCGGGCGATGTCGGAAGTCGGCGCGGTGATGATCGTCGGCGGCAACATCGACGGCTACACGCGGGTGATGACCACCGCCATCGCGCTCGAAACCGCCAAAGGCGACCTTGCCCTCTCGATCGCGCTGGGTATCGTGCTGATGACGGTCATCCTCGGCCTCAACGTCGCGGCCTACCATCTGCGCTGCTGGGCGACCCGGAGGTATGGGTGA
- a CDS encoding putative selenate ABC transporter substrate-binding protein: MLRVSAIPDEAPTELQRKFAPLGKYLEAQTGMKVVFTPVSDYAAVVESLATRKIDLAWLGGFTFVQAKIRTNGTAIPIAQREEDAKFTSKFITADPSIKALDDLKGKTFAFGAPSSTSGSLMPRFFLQQAGLNPEKDFKNVAFSGAHDATVAFVTAGKAEAGVLNASVWDKLVEQKKVDTAKVRVFATTPPYFDYNWTVRGDLDPALVKKLTDAFLKLDPANPEHKEILGLQRAAKFIPTKKENYDGIEKAAHAAGLLK, encoded by the coding sequence GTGCTGCGCGTTTCGGCCATCCCCGACGAAGCGCCGACCGAGTTGCAACGCAAGTTCGCCCCGCTCGGCAAATACCTCGAAGCCCAGACCGGCATGAAGGTCGTCTTCACGCCGGTTTCCGACTACGCGGCGGTCGTCGAATCGCTGGCCACCCGGAAGATCGATCTCGCTTGGCTGGGCGGCTTCACCTTCGTGCAGGCCAAGATCCGCACCAACGGCACGGCTATCCCGATCGCCCAGCGCGAGGAGGATGCCAAGTTCACCTCGAAATTCATCACCGCCGATCCCAGCATCAAGGCGCTGGACGACCTCAAGGGCAAGACCTTTGCCTTCGGCGCACCCTCCTCGACCTCGGGCAGCCTGATGCCACGCTTCTTCCTGCAGCAGGCCGGGCTGAACCCGGAAAAGGACTTCAAGAACGTCGCCTTCTCCGGCGCCCATGACGCCACCGTCGCCTTCGTCACTGCCGGCAAGGCCGAGGCCGGCGTACTGAACGCCTCGGTCTGGGACAAGCTGGTCGAGCAGAAGAAGGTCGATACCGCCAAGGTCCGCGTCTTCGCCACCACGCCGCCCTATTTCGACTACAACTGGACGGTGCGCGGCGATCTCGATCCGGCCCTGGTCAAGAAGCTGACCGACGCCTTTTTGAAGCTCGACCCGGCCAACCCGGAACACAAGGAAATACTCGGCCTGCAACGCGCCGCCAAGTTCATTCCGACCAAGAAAGAGAACTACGACGGCATCGAAAAGGCCGCCCACGCCGCCGGCCTGCTGAAGTGA
- a CDS encoding phosphonate ABC transporter ATP-binding protein, with amino-acid sequence MSFALDGVGLTHANGFAALTDISLRAERGERIALIGPSGAGKTSLISLLGTALAPTAGRAAVLATPLAGLSAEQLKALRARIGTVHQAPPIPGRQRVVTAVLAGKLGQWPAWKSMASLLYPLDVAGAQSALEHVDLADKLFARCDQLSGGQLQRVGVARVLYQQPDLILADEPVSALDPALALATVRLLVDAAERRGATLVASLHAVDLALSCFPRIVGIKAGRIAFDLPAGEVTLPLLHELYASEGEELPMQAHEPRFLSQAAANDAATQAACC; translated from the coding sequence GTGAGTTTTGCGCTCGATGGCGTGGGGCTGACCCACGCCAATGGTTTTGCCGCGCTCACTGACATTTCGCTGCGGGCCGAGCGCGGCGAGCGGATCGCCCTGATCGGCCCGTCCGGGGCCGGCAAGACCTCGCTGATCTCGCTGCTCGGCACGGCGCTGGCGCCTACCGCCGGGCGGGCTGCGGTGCTCGCTACCCCGCTGGCCGGGCTGTCCGCCGAGCAACTCAAGGCCTTGCGCGCCCGGATCGGCACTGTCCATCAGGCGCCGCCGATTCCCGGCCGGCAACGCGTGGTGACCGCCGTTCTGGCTGGCAAACTCGGCCAGTGGCCCGCCTGGAAGTCCATGGCCTCGCTGCTCTACCCGCTCGACGTCGCCGGCGCGCAAAGCGCACTCGAGCACGTCGACCTCGCCGACAAGCTGTTCGCCCGCTGCGACCAGCTGTCCGGCGGCCAGTTGCAACGGGTCGGCGTCGCCCGCGTCCTGTACCAGCAGCCCGACCTGATCCTCGCCGACGAGCCGGTCTCGGCCCTCGACCCGGCGCTGGCCCTGGCCACCGTCCGCCTACTAGTCGATGCGGCCGAGCGGCGCGGCGCGACGCTGGTCGCCAGCCTGCATGCGGTCGATCTGGCGCTCAGCTGTTTCCCGCGCATCGTCGGCATCAAGGCCGGGCGCATCGCCTTCGACCTGCCGGCCGGCGAAGTCACGCTGCCGCTGCTGCATGAGCTGTATGCCAGCGAAGGCGAGGAGTTGCCGATGCAGGCGCACGAACCGCGCTTCCTGTCGCAAGCCGCCGCCAACGACGCGGCGACGCAGGCGGCATGTTGTTAG